In one window of Azoarcus olearius DNA:
- the rsmI gene encoding 16S rRNA (cytidine(1402)-2'-O)-methyltransferase, whose translation MSEFPSTPTAVLSRTPSLYVVATPLGNLQDMSFRALGVLRAVDTIAAEDTRHSQRLLDAYGIRSKLLALHEHNEQAAAGQLIERLSQGENIALITDAGTPAVSDPGARAVARVRAAGFPVVPVPGPCAAVAALSVAGFGEDGFRFVGFLPPKQAARCARLAPLRDERAALVFYEAPHRVEECVADLAREFGPARRVLVARELTKLHEEIACFSLGEAAAWFAADTNRVRGEFVLVVEGAPAREGLDAETERVLTLLLAELPVKRAARLAADITGAAKNALYARALELKGEAEGEG comes from the coding sequence ATGTCCGAATTTCCTTCCACGCCCACCGCGGTACTTTCAAGGACACCGTCATTGTATGTGGTGGCGACGCCGCTCGGAAACCTGCAGGACATGAGCTTTCGCGCGCTTGGCGTGCTGCGCGCGGTGGATACGATCGCCGCCGAAGACACGCGCCACAGCCAGCGTCTGCTCGATGCCTACGGCATCCGCTCGAAGCTTCTTGCGCTCCACGAGCACAACGAGCAGGCGGCGGCCGGGCAATTGATCGAACGTCTGAGCCAGGGCGAGAACATCGCGCTGATCACCGATGCGGGGACGCCCGCGGTGTCGGACCCGGGGGCCCGGGCAGTGGCGCGGGTGCGGGCGGCCGGTTTTCCGGTGGTGCCGGTGCCGGGGCCTTGCGCCGCGGTGGCGGCGTTGTCGGTAGCGGGCTTTGGCGAGGATGGTTTTCGCTTCGTGGGCTTTCTGCCGCCCAAACAGGCGGCGCGGTGCGCCCGGCTTGCGCCCTTGCGCGACGAACGCGCCGCACTGGTGTTCTACGAGGCCCCGCACCGGGTCGAGGAATGCGTCGCGGACCTGGCGCGCGAGTTCGGGCCGGCGCGGCGGGTGCTCGTTGCGCGCGAACTGACCAAGCTGCACGAGGAGATCGCTTGTTTCTCCCTCGGCGAGGCTGCTGCCTGGTTCGCGGCGGACACCAACCGGGTGCGCGGTGAATTCGTGCTGGTGGTGGAAGGGGCGCCGGCCCGCGAGGGGCTTGATGCCGAAACCGAACGGGTGCTGACGTTGCTGCTGGCGGAGTTGCCGGTCAAGCGCGCGGCGCGCCTCGCGGCGGATATCACCGGCGCCGCGAAGAATGCCTTGTACGCCCGTGCGCTCGAGTTGAAAGGCGAGGCGGAGGGCGAGGGCTGA
- the pyrC gene encoding dihydroorotase, giving the protein MQSITFTRPDDWHLHVRDGAALAAVVPHTSERFGRALIMPNLRPPVTTTAQALAYRDRIRAAVPAGLAFEPLMSLYLTDNTAPDEIERARASGAVIAAKLYPAGATTNSDAGVTAIDKIYPVLERMEACGLVLCVHGEVTGGEVDVFDRERVFMEKTLSPLVRRFPALKVVFEHITTAEAAQFVRAAGANVAATVTAHHLLLNRNAIFAGGIRPHHYCLPVLKRETHRVALVEAVTSGNPRFFLGTDSAPHARSTKEAACGCAGCYTAHAGIELYAEVFDAAGALERLEAFASLNGPAFYGLAPNADKITLVRESWSVPGGFPYLDDDPLVPLRAGESVGWRLA; this is encoded by the coding sequence ATGCAATCGATAACCTTCACCCGCCCCGACGACTGGCATCTCCACGTGCGTGACGGCGCCGCCCTGGCCGCCGTCGTGCCGCACACCTCGGAGCGCTTCGGCCGCGCCCTGATCATGCCGAACCTGCGGCCGCCGGTCACCACGACCGCGCAGGCCCTGGCCTATCGCGACCGCATCCGCGCAGCGGTGCCGGCCGGGCTCGCGTTCGAGCCGCTGATGAGCCTGTACCTGACCGATAACACCGCGCCGGACGAAATCGAGCGCGCGCGGGCATCCGGCGCGGTCATCGCCGCCAAGCTCTATCCGGCCGGCGCCACCACCAACTCCGACGCCGGCGTGACTGCGATCGACAAGATCTATCCGGTGCTCGAACGCATGGAGGCCTGCGGCCTGGTGCTGTGCGTGCATGGCGAAGTAACCGGGGGCGAGGTCGATGTGTTCGACCGCGAGCGCGTATTCATGGAGAAGACCCTGTCGCCGCTGGTGCGCCGCTTCCCGGCGCTCAAGGTCGTGTTCGAGCACATCACCACCGCGGAGGCGGCGCAGTTCGTCCGGGCGGCCGGTGCCAATGTGGCCGCCACGGTCACCGCCCATCATCTGCTGCTGAACCGCAACGCCATCTTTGCCGGCGGCATTCGGCCCCACCACTACTGCCTGCCGGTGCTCAAGCGCGAAACCCACCGTGTCGCGCTGGTCGAGGCCGTCACCTCGGGCAACCCGCGTTTCTTCCTGGGTACCGACTCCGCGCCCCATGCGCGCAGCACAAAGGAAGCGGCGTGTGGTTGCGCCGGCTGCTACACCGCCCATGCCGGCATCGAGCTGTACGCCGAAGTGTTCGACGCGGCCGGCGCGCTGGAGCGGCTGGAAGCCTTCGCGAGCCTCAACGGCCCGGCCTTCTACGGTCTCGCGCCGAATGCCGACAAGATCACGCTGGTGCGCGAGTCGTGGTCGGTGCCGGGCGGGTTTCCCTATCTGGATGACGATCCGCTGGTGCCGCTGCGCGCGGGCGAATCGGTGGGCTGGAGGCTGGCGTGA
- the mraZ gene encoding division/cell wall cluster transcriptional repressor MraZ, translating to MFQGAVALSLDAKGRLAIPARHRDALTPDGAPLVMTVHPHRCLLVYPLTAWEPIREKITSLPGMDQATLSFKRMLVGFAQEETLDAAGRVLVAQSLRQFAALDKQVWLVGQGTHFELWSDAGWQKQQEAMLALVDNPLPAGLENFVL from the coding sequence ATGTTCCAGGGGGCGGTAGCGCTCAGTCTCGATGCGAAGGGTCGTCTTGCGATCCCGGCGCGGCATCGGGACGCCCTCACGCCCGACGGTGCGCCGCTGGTCATGACCGTCCATCCGCACCGCTGCCTGCTCGTCTATCCGCTCACCGCGTGGGAACCCATCCGCGAAAAGATCACCAGCCTGCCGGGCATGGATCAGGCCACGCTCAGCTTCAAGCGCATGCTGGTCGGTTTTGCCCAGGAAGAAACGCTGGATGCCGCCGGGCGTGTGCTGGTCGCGCAATCGCTGCGCCAGTTCGCCGCGCTCGACAAGCAGGTCTGGCTGGTCGGGCAGGGCACGCACTTCGAACTCTGGTCGGATGCCGGCTGGCAGAAGCAGCAGGAGGCGATGCTGGCGCTGGTCGACAACCCCTTGCCCGCCGGACTGGAGAACTTCGTCCTGTGA
- the rsmH gene encoding 16S rRNA (cytosine(1402)-N(4))-methyltransferase RsmH: MSAQLQHVSVLLTEAVDALAIKPEGIYVDGTFGRGGHSRAVLARLGAGGRLIAFDRDPAAIAAGQAIADPRLELVHAPFSEFAVVLDRLGVSAVDGVLLDLGVSSPQLDDASRGMSFRFDAPLDMRMDTSRGRTVAEWLAEASVAEITEVIRDYGEERFAYAIAKAIAAARTGGAIATTGQLAAIVEKAVRTREPGQHPATRSFQALRIFINQELEELTTVLPDCVARLREGGRLVVISFHSLEDRIVKRFLRDEARPPQLPSRLPVRAADLPPPRLQLVGKAQRPGEAEVAANPRARSAVMRVAERCGVAA, from the coding sequence GTGAGCGCCCAACTGCAACACGTCAGCGTGCTGCTCACCGAGGCGGTGGATGCGCTGGCGATCAAGCCGGAAGGCATTTACGTGGACGGCACCTTCGGCCGCGGCGGCCACAGCCGCGCGGTGCTCGCCCGGCTGGGCGCGGGCGGCAGGCTCATCGCTTTCGATCGCGACCCCGCGGCGATCGCGGCGGGTCAGGCGATCGCCGATCCGCGCCTCGAACTCGTCCATGCCCCTTTCAGCGAATTCGCGGTCGTGCTCGACCGTTTGGGCGTCAGCGCCGTCGACGGCGTGCTGCTCGACCTTGGCGTGTCGTCGCCGCAGCTCGACGATGCCAGCCGCGGCATGAGCTTTCGCTTCGACGCGCCGCTGGACATGCGCATGGACACAAGCCGCGGACGCACCGTCGCGGAATGGCTGGCGGAAGCCTCCGTCGCCGAGATCACGGAGGTCATCAGAGACTATGGGGAAGAACGGTTTGCTTATGCGATTGCAAAGGCGATTGCAGCTGCTCGGACAGGGGGGGCTATCGCAACCACTGGACAGCTTGCCGCGATCGTGGAAAAGGCGGTCCGTACACGCGAGCCGGGGCAGCACCCAGCGACGCGCAGCTTCCAGGCTCTACGGATTTTCATCAATCAGGAACTCGAAGAGCTGACGACCGTGCTGCCGGACTGCGTTGCGCGCCTGCGCGAGGGCGGCCGGCTGGTGGTGATCAGCTTTCATTCGCTCGAGGACCGCATCGTCAAGCGCTTCCTGCGCGACGAAGCGCGTCCGCCGCAGCTGCCGTCGCGGCTGCCGGTGCGCGCGGCCGACCTCCCGCCGCCCCGGCTGCAACTCGTCGGCAAGGCGCAGCGGCCGGGCGAGGCTGAAGTGGCGGCCAATCCGCGCGCGCGCAGCGCAGTGATGCGGGTGGCCGAGCGCTGCGGGGTGGCTGCATGA
- the ftsL gene encoding cell division protein FtsL — protein MIRFDAMLVALVVASALGVVAAQHQSRKLYIELEREMARAHSLDVEWGQLQLEQSTWAAHARVEKLARERLGMRPPVPGQIVVLEAQ, from the coding sequence ATGATCCGCTTCGACGCAATGCTCGTCGCACTCGTGGTCGCCAGCGCGCTCGGCGTGGTGGCCGCGCAGCACCAGTCGCGCAAGCTCTACATCGAGCTGGAGCGCGAGATGGCGCGCGCCCACAGCCTCGACGTTGAGTGGGGGCAGCTGCAACTGGAGCAAAGCACCTGGGCAGCGCACGCGCGGGTCGAAAAGCTCGCCCGCGAACGGCTCGGCATGCGCCCGCCGGTGCCGGGGCAGATCGTGGTGCTGGAGGCACAGTGA